A single Pseudomonas sp. MM223 DNA region contains:
- the pupA_7 gene encoding Ferric-pseudobactin 358 receptor (*Name pupA_7), giving the protein MHPRVTRHSYPRKPLVVAMLSAALLLQAGVVHPLTSAGQASAAEAARSYAIAAGPLGAVLSRFASDAGVVLSFDADLTQGKRSQGLQGTYSVEQGFARLLAGSELQVMAASNGNYVLLPRSTDGALELGATSINAMGLGAITEGTGSYTTGSTSTATKMNLSIRETPQTITVITRQRMDDQHLASMTDVLNQTPGITMSQDGGERFNIYSRGSAINTYQFDGVTTFQDNQTRNMPSTLLDVALYDRVEIVRGATGLMSGAGDPSAVVNLIRKRPTREFKSYIQGGAGSWDYYRAEADVSGPLTEEGNVRGRFVAAQQNNHTFMDWYTQDRSILYGALEADLTDTTLIRFGIDRQTYKVNGASGVPLIFTNGQPTHFSRSKSSDARWGYDDYETTNYTMTLEQQLANDWQLKVSTLYMDVDRNTFSSYVSTRTNTSYLQPDGSTTISAGVASADQYQKGADISLQGPFQLFGQAHELIVGYNYLEYENKHREYAGPDQDINYFTWENVTPKPGKDELSPSIKYDIFNRQSGYYVAGRFNFTDDLHLILGARASDYRFDYSLGIIDSPNAPSTYNMKEHGVVTPYAGLVYDLTDEQSVYVSYTDIFKPQSNIDASGKPLDPEVGKNYEMGWKGEFLNGRLNANVAVYLVQRDNFAEETTERAPNGGNAYKAVDGAETKGVDLELSGEVLPGWNVFAGYSHSRTEDAAGNRLTTQLPMDTFRFWNTYRLPGDWERLTMGGGVNWNSKSTLQYARYNSHVTQDDYFVTSLMARYKINDNLAATLNVNNLFDKKYYAGMAGSYGHYGAPRNATVTLRYDF; this is encoded by the coding sequence ATGCACCCCCGTGTTACCCGCCACAGCTACCCCAGAAAACCCCTTGTCGTTGCCATGCTCAGTGCCGCCTTGCTGCTGCAGGCTGGGGTAGTTCATCCACTGACCAGCGCCGGGCAGGCCAGTGCCGCCGAAGCCGCTCGCAGCTATGCCATCGCAGCCGGGCCGCTGGGCGCGGTGCTCAGCCGTTTTGCCAGTGATGCCGGGGTGGTGTTGTCGTTCGACGCCGACCTGACCCAGGGCAAGCGCAGCCAGGGGTTGCAGGGGACGTACAGTGTCGAGCAGGGCTTTGCTCGGTTGCTGGCGGGGAGCGAGCTGCAAGTGATGGCCGCGAGCAATGGCAATTACGTGCTGCTGCCGCGCTCGACGGACGGCGCGCTCGAACTGGGCGCGACCAGCATCAATGCCATGGGGCTGGGGGCTATCACTGAGGGGACCGGGTCCTATACGACCGGGTCGACCAGCACGGCGACCAAGATGAACCTGTCGATCCGCGAGACGCCACAAACGATTACCGTCATCACGCGCCAGCGCATGGACGACCAGCACTTGGCGAGCATGACCGATGTGCTCAATCAGACGCCGGGCATCACCATGTCCCAGGACGGCGGCGAGCGCTTTAACATCTATTCGCGTGGCAGTGCGATCAACACTTACCAGTTCGATGGTGTTACCACGTTTCAGGACAACCAGACTCGCAACATGCCCAGCACCTTGCTGGATGTGGCCCTGTATGACCGAGTGGAAATTGTCCGCGGTGCAACGGGCCTGATGAGCGGTGCCGGTGACCCCAGTGCGGTGGTGAACCTGATCCGCAAGCGCCCGACGCGAGAGTTCAAGTCCTACATCCAGGGCGGCGCCGGCTCCTGGGATTACTACCGCGCCGAAGCCGATGTTTCCGGCCCCCTGACCGAAGAGGGCAACGTGCGTGGACGTTTTGTCGCCGCGCAGCAGAACAACCATACCTTCATGGATTGGTACACCCAGGACCGCAGCATCCTGTATGGCGCCCTGGAAGCTGACCTGACCGATACCACCCTGATTCGATTCGGCATTGACCGGCAAACATACAAAGTCAACGGAGCGTCGGGTGTTCCGCTAATTTTCACCAACGGCCAGCCCACCCACTTTTCCCGTTCGAAAAGCTCTGACGCTCGCTGGGGTTACGATGACTACGAAACCACCAACTACACCATGACGCTCGAGCAGCAACTGGCCAACGACTGGCAGCTGAAAGTATCGACCCTTTACATGGACGTTGATCGCAACACGTTCTCTTCCTACGTTTCGACCAGAACCAACACCTCGTACCTGCAACCTGATGGCTCGACGACCATCAGCGCTGGTGTGGCTTCAGCAGATCAATACCAGAAAGGTGCAGACATTTCCCTGCAAGGGCCTTTCCAGCTGTTTGGACAGGCCCACGAGCTCATCGTTGGTTACAACTACCTGGAATATGAAAACAAACACCGCGAATACGCCGGGCCTGATCAGGACATCAACTACTTCACCTGGGAAAACGTGACACCCAAGCCAGGCAAAGACGAGCTTTCGCCAAGCATCAAATACGATATCTTCAACCGTCAAAGCGGTTACTACGTTGCGGGGCGGTTCAATTTCACCGATGACCTGCACCTGATTCTGGGCGCGCGGGCGTCCGACTATCGCTTCGACTATAGCCTTGGCATCATCGATAGCCCTAACGCGCCGAGCACCTACAACATGAAAGAACATGGTGTGGTGACGCCGTATGCAGGCCTGGTCTACGACCTGACAGATGAGCAGTCGGTGTACGTCAGCTATACCGACATCTTCAAGCCGCAGAGCAATATCGACGCCAGTGGCAAGCCACTTGACCCGGAGGTCGGCAAGAACTACGAAATGGGCTGGAAAGGCGAATTCCTGAATGGCCGCCTGAACGCCAACGTTGCCGTCTACCTGGTCCAAAGGGACAACTTCGCCGAGGAGACCACCGAACGTGCGCCGAACGGCGGCAACGCGTACAAGGCGGTTGATGGTGCGGAAACCAAAGGTGTGGACCTAGAGCTCTCGGGTGAAGTGCTGCCCGGTTGGAATGTATTCGCCGGTTACAGTCACTCCCGCACCGAGGATGCTGCTGGCAACAGGCTGACCACTCAGCTGCCAATGGACACGTTCCGCTTTTGGAACACCTATCGCCTGCCAGGTGACTGGGAGAGGCTGACCATGGGAGGTGGCGTGAACTGGAATTCCAAGTCCACGCTGCAATATGCGCGCTACAACAGTCATGTCACCCAAGATGACTACTTCGTCACCAGCTTGATGGCACGCTACAAGATCAACGATAACCTTGCCGCCACGTTGAACGTCAACAACCTCTTCGACAAGAAGTACTACGCCGGCATGGCTGGCAGCTATGGTCACTACGGTGCCCCGCGTAACGCCACGGTGACGCTGCGCTACGACTTCTGA
- the fecR_24 gene encoding Protein FecR (*Name fecR_24) — protein MSPAQQRQALRDAAQWHARLSAGADYPALYQRWQAWHQGDPVHQWAWQRLEAFHAELRNVPATVAQRTLAVEPPLAGRRTVLKGLVLGLGVSGLAWTGYRQTPLWLADVRTATGERRQLRLEDGTQLTLNTASAVDIRYDHQQRLIILRAGEIMVTTAKDARPLSVRSQQGEMRALGTRFVVRQLDGHTELDVLEHAVAVRNRADAEPLRVEAGMSLRFGAGPLPAPQALDPNRDEWVNGRLVIDNWPLGRVLDELQRYRPGFIECSKEVAHLRLSGAFPLDDTARALEAIAQALPVRIETRTRFWVRVRPIS, from the coding sequence GTGAGCCCGGCGCAGCAACGCCAGGCGCTGCGCGATGCGGCGCAGTGGCATGCCCGCTTGAGTGCCGGGGCGGACTACCCGGCGCTGTATCAGCGTTGGCAGGCCTGGCACCAAGGCGACCCGGTGCACCAGTGGGCGTGGCAGCGGCTGGAGGCGTTTCACGCCGAGTTGCGCAACGTGCCGGCGACCGTGGCACAACGGACGTTGGCGGTGGAGCCGCCGCTGGCAGGCAGGCGCACTGTGCTCAAGGGGCTGGTGCTTGGCCTTGGTGTCTCGGGCCTGGCCTGGACTGGCTACCGTCAGACGCCGCTTTGGCTGGCTGATGTGCGTACCGCCACGGGTGAGCGGCGCCAGCTGCGGCTGGAGGATGGCACCCAGCTCACGCTGAACACGGCCAGTGCCGTGGACATTCGCTATGACCACCAGCAACGGCTGATCATCCTGCGCGCAGGCGAGATCATGGTGACCACGGCCAAGGACGCACGGCCACTTAGCGTGCGCAGCCAGCAGGGCGAGATGCGCGCGTTGGGTACGCGTTTTGTGGTGCGCCAACTTGACGGGCACACCGAACTGGATGTGCTGGAACACGCCGTTGCCGTGCGCAACCGGGCAGATGCCGAGCCGTTGCGGGTTGAGGCGGGCATGAGCCTGCGTTTCGGGGCCGGGCCATTGCCCGCGCCACAGGCGCTCGACCCCAACAGGGACGAGTGGGTGAATGGCCGGTTGGTGATCGACAACTGGCCGCTGGGCCGGGTGCTGGATGAGTTGCAGCGCTATCGCCCGGGTTTCATCGAGTGTTCGAAGGAGGTTGCGCACTTGCGCCTGTCCGGGGCCTTCCCGCTGGACGATACGGCGCGGGCGCTGGAGGCCATCGCCCAGGCGCTGCCCGTGCGGATCGAAACCCGCACGCGGTTCTGGGTGCGGGTGCGGCCAATAAGTTGA